Proteins encoded by one window of Sediminicoccus rosea:
- a CDS encoding ABC transporter ATP-binding protein, which translates to MTTPLLNIERLSLSYATQRGPVHALQDVSFAIPRGGAMGLVGESGSGKSSVVLAMLGLLGQGATLTAEALTFDGMDLRAAAEQLRGRRIGVVFQDPAAALNPSLTIGFQVAEPLIQHQGLSREAALARAVTLLGEMGIPRPAEIAHAYPHQLSGGMKQRAIIATALACEPELLLLDEPTTALDVTVEAQILDLLEKLRRERGVSMLLVSHNLGIVDRLCDELTVLYAGRVVEQGPSAEVLADPRHPYTRGLLAALPRVDRGRMARLAPIPGGLPDLTQPMPGCNFAPRCPFAVEACAQPQLLQGETRLARCHRVREIAGEPWPIPPAPEAVARPVPTPLLSAEGLSRSFGGGGLFRKRAGTRAVDGVSLTIGRGEVLGLVGESGCGKSTLGRLVLRLIEADAGSIRFDGQSIPPEASTEFRRRAQIVFQNPDSSLNPRQTVDEALRRPLIRFGIASGAEATREVERLLDLVRLPPSYRGRYPHQMSGGEKQRIGIARALASRPDFLVCDEAVSALDVSVQAAVLNLLTDLRDELGVAYLFISHDIGVVAHIADRIAVMYRGAIVEEGRADEVLAPPYHPYTEALLSAVPVVGAEGRAESRIRLKGDVQSGQGTTGCRFAHRCPRHMGSICDTAAPPVREFGASHRIACHLPEDELAAMPAALG; encoded by the coding sequence GTGACCACGCCACTCCTCAACATCGAGCGCCTGTCGCTCAGCTACGCCACGCAACGCGGCCCCGTGCACGCCTTGCAGGATGTCTCCTTTGCCATCCCGCGCGGCGGGGCGATGGGCCTGGTCGGCGAGAGTGGCTCGGGCAAATCCTCCGTGGTCCTCGCCATGCTTGGCCTGCTCGGCCAGGGCGCGACGCTGACCGCCGAGGCGCTGACCTTCGACGGCATGGACCTCCGCGCCGCCGCCGAGCAACTGCGCGGCCGCCGCATCGGCGTGGTGTTCCAGGATCCCGCGGCCGCGCTCAACCCCTCGCTCACCATCGGCTTCCAGGTGGCCGAGCCGCTGATCCAGCACCAGGGCCTCTCCCGCGAGGCGGCGCTGGCCCGCGCCGTGACGCTGCTCGGCGAGATGGGCATTCCCCGCCCCGCCGAGATCGCCCACGCCTATCCGCACCAGCTCTCGGGCGGCATGAAGCAGCGCGCCATCATCGCGACGGCCCTTGCCTGCGAGCCGGAATTGCTGCTGCTGGACGAACCCACCACCGCGCTCGACGTGACGGTGGAGGCGCAGATTCTCGACCTGCTGGAGAAGCTGCGCCGCGAGCGTGGCGTCTCCATGCTGCTGGTCAGCCACAATCTCGGCATCGTGGATCGCCTCTGTGACGAGCTGACGGTCCTCTATGCCGGGCGCGTGGTGGAGCAGGGGCCATCGGCCGAAGTCCTGGCCGACCCGCGCCATCCCTATACGCGTGGGCTGCTCGCCGCGCTGCCCCGCGTGGATCGCGGCCGGATGGCGCGCCTCGCGCCCATCCCGGGCGGCCTGCCCGATCTGACGCAGCCCATGCCCGGCTGCAATTTCGCGCCGCGCTGCCCCTTCGCCGTCGAGGCCTGCGCGCAGCCGCAGCTTCTGCAGGGCGAGACGCGCCTCGCGCGCTGCCATCGCGTGCGTGAGATCGCGGGCGAGCCCTGGCCCATCCCGCCGGCGCCCGAGGCGGTGGCGCGCCCCGTGCCCACGCCGCTGCTCTCCGCCGAGGGCCTGTCGCGCAGCTTCGGCGGCGGCGGCCTCTTCCGGAAGCGCGCCGGCACGCGGGCGGTGGATGGCGTCAGCCTGACCATCGGCCGTGGCGAGGTGCTGGGCCTGGTCGGTGAATCCGGCTGCGGCAAATCCACGCTCGGCCGTCTCGTCCTGCGCCTGATCGAGGCCGATGCCGGCAGCATCCGCTTCGACGGCCAGTCCATCCCGCCCGAAGCCTCCACCGAGTTCCGGAGGCGGGCGCAGATCGTCTTCCAGAACCCCGACAGCTCGCTCAACCCGCGCCAGACGGTGGACGAAGCACTTCGCCGCCCGCTCATCCGCTTCGGCATCGCCTCCGGCGCCGAGGCGACGCGCGAGGTCGAGCGCCTGCTGGACCTCGTGCGCCTGCCGCCCAGCTATCGCGGCCGCTACCCGCACCAGATGTCGGGCGGCGAGAAGCAGCGCATCGGCATCGCCCGGGCCCTCGCCAGCCGCCCGGACTTCCTGGTCTGCGACGAGGCGGTCTCGGCGCTCGACGTCTCGGTCCAGGCCGCCGTGCTGAACCTGCTGACGGATCTGCGCGACGAGCTTGGCGTCGCCTACCTCTTCATCTCCCACGACATCGGCGTCGTGGCGCACATCGCCGACCGCATCGCGGTGATGTATCGCGGCGCCATCGTCGAGGAAGGCCGCGCCGACGAAGTCCTTGCGCCGCCCTACCACCCCTATACCGAGGCGCTGCTCTCCGCCGTGCCCGTCGTCGGCGCCGAGGGCCGCGCCGAAAGCCGCATCCGCCTCAAGGGCGATGTGCAGAGCGGGCAGGGGACCACAGGCTGCCGCTTCGCCCATCGCTGCCCGCGCCACATGGGAAGCATCTGCGACACCGCGGCGCCGCCGGTGCGGGAGTTTGGCGCTTCGCACCGGATCGCCTGCCATCTGCCGGAGGACGAACTCGCGGCCATGCCGGCGGCTTTGGGGTAG
- a CDS encoding ABC transporter permease: MSRIPRTLWVGGIIVTAIVILAILGPWIAPFEPDAFNVRSRLQPPSTTHWFGTDEFGRDVFSRVLAGAHHSLLMGFGATFISLVIGVPLGLIAAFRRGWTEEAIMRGVDLMISIPPVLLGLLILAVTDPGLGKTILAVGLVYVPIMTRVARAVALDLLAEDFVEAARARGEGAYHILVREILPNAWPPLIVETALRITFAILLGSALSFLGLGPQPPDSEWGLMIAESRPFISEAPWIGLAPGLCLCVLLIAVNIVGEGLRDLLDPRLRGRGH, translated from the coding sequence ATGAGCCGCATTCCCCGCACGCTCTGGGTCGGTGGCATCATCGTCACCGCCATCGTGATCCTGGCGATCCTCGGCCCCTGGATCGCGCCCTTCGAGCCGGATGCCTTCAACGTCCGCTCCCGCCTGCAACCGCCCTCCACCACGCATTGGTTCGGCACGGATGAGTTCGGGCGGGACGTGTTTTCCCGCGTGCTGGCCGGCGCGCATCACTCGCTGCTGATGGGCTTCGGCGCCACCTTCATCTCGCTCGTGATCGGCGTGCCGCTCGGCCTCATCGCCGCCTTCCGCCGCGGCTGGACCGAAGAGGCGATCATGCGCGGCGTGGACCTCATGATCTCCATCCCGCCCGTGCTGCTTGGCCTGCTCATCCTCGCCGTCACCGATCCGGGTCTTGGCAAGACGATCCTCGCGGTTGGCCTGGTCTATGTGCCGATCATGACGCGCGTGGCGCGCGCCGTGGCACTCGACCTGCTGGCCGAGGATTTCGTGGAGGCCGCGCGCGCGCGCGGGGAGGGCGCCTACCATATCCTGGTGCGGGAGATCCTGCCCAATGCCTGGCCGCCGCTCATCGTCGAGACGGCGCTGCGCATCACCTTCGCCATCCTGCTCGGCTCGGCCCTGAGCTTCCTCGGCCTCGGGCCGCAACCGCCCGACAGCGAATGGGGCCTGATGATCGCCGAGAGCCGCCCCTTCATCAGCGAGGCGCCCTGGATCGGTCTCGCCCCAGGGCTTTGCCTTTGCGTGCTGCTGATCGCGGTGAACATCGTGGGCGAGGGGCTGCGTGACCTGTTGGATCCCCGCCTGAGAGGACGCGGACATTGA